A single region of the Anaerostipes rhamnosivorans genome encodes:
- a CDS encoding P-II family nitrogen regulator, which translates to MKAMKRLDIIIRPEKLEKLKEILERKDYSGMTVFTAMGCGYQEGFIPEFEEMNFEINLLPKVVVMVVVWEEDVEDLLGAIHEELATGQVGDGRVFISPVDDVMRIRTGERGAETL; encoded by the coding sequence ATGAAAGCGATGAAACGTTTGGATATTATCATACGTCCGGAGAAGCTGGAAAAGTTAAAAGAGATCCTGGAGAGGAAAGATTATTCGGGTATGACTGTATTTACAGCCATGGGCTGCGGATACCAGGAAGGATTTATTCCTGAATTTGAGGAAATGAATTTTGAGATTAATCTTCTGCCAAAAGTGGTAGTGATGGTCGTCGTGTGGGAAGAGGACGTAGAAGATCTGCTGGGAGCCATCCATGAAGAATTGGCAACCGGGCAGGTAGGAGACGGAAGAGTCTTTATTTCCCCTGTGGATGATGTGATGCGTATCCGTACAGGAGAACGGGGCGCAGAGACTTTGTAG
- a CDS encoding HAD family hydrolase: protein MIRLIATDIDGTLVEEAAMNLNPEYFDVIREFRKRGVLFVAASGRQRKSIERFFEPIKDDIIFLSENGSCITSKEYKHVDVMDPFIVKSIMEDAMEIPGCTCALNDGETSYFDSEMLYRHMKDDYGYNAVMVDDLFKVEAGVCKVSVFHNQNAEEAVGKEFYDRWGGRIYVASAGEKWVDCMNLGVNKGSSLKRFQEHYNISADETLAFGDNINDIEMLKRAAHSFAVANARDEVKEAANFVTDSNKEDGVLKVLKAVLKGDLC, encoded by the coding sequence ATGATTAGACTAATTGCAACTGATATTGACGGAACCTTGGTGGAAGAAGCGGCTATGAATCTGAATCCGGAATATTTTGACGTGATCCGGGAGTTCAGGAAGCGGGGAGTACTCTTTGTAGCGGCCAGCGGACGTCAGAGAAAGAGTATTGAGCGTTTTTTTGAACCGATCAAAGATGATATTATCTTTTTATCCGAAAATGGTTCCTGTATCACATCTAAGGAATATAAGCATGTGGATGTGATGGATCCGTTTATAGTGAAAAGTATTATGGAAGATGCCATGGAGATCCCGGGATGTACCTGTGCCCTCAATGACGGGGAGACCAGCTATTTTGATTCGGAGATGCTCTACCGCCATATGAAGGACGACTACGGCTATAACGCAGTGATGGTGGATGACTTATTTAAGGTAGAGGCAGGCGTGTGTAAGGTGTCTGTATTCCACAACCAAAACGCAGAGGAAGCAGTCGGAAAAGAGTTTTACGACAGATGGGGCGGCAGGATCTACGTTGCAAGCGCAGGAGAAAAATGGGTAGACTGTATGAACCTTGGAGTGAATAAAGGAAGCTCCCTGAAACGTTTTCAGGAGCATTACAACATTTCAGCAGATGAGACTCTGGCTTTTGGTGACAATATCAATGATATTGAGATGCTCAAACGGGCGGCCCACAGCTTTGCGGTAGCCAATGCCAGGGACGAAGTGAAGGAAGCTGCGAATTTTGTGACAGATTCCAATAAAGAAGACGGTGTATTGAAGGTGTTAAAAGCAGTACTGAAGGGGGATTTATGTTAA
- a CDS encoding HAD family hydrolase has product MEAVIFDMDGVIVNTEPGFYIVANKFLARYDKSITKEYFEQFFGGASEYMWKTTTEMLGLDIPVEECVKGADEIREQRIREEGYEAIDGSLDLIRKIHQEGIPLAVASSSARKEIEQVVDYFGIRQCFQVLVSGKDCRHPKPAPDVFLKAAVLLGAKPEQCLVIEDSNNGVTAAKRAGMNVIGFRNLEVANQELKSVDHIVTSMKDITLELCKSF; this is encoded by the coding sequence GTGGAAGCAGTTATTTTTGACATGGACGGGGTTATTGTCAACACGGAGCCTGGGTTTTATATTGTAGCTAACAAGTTTCTTGCACGGTATGACAAAAGCATCACAAAAGAATATTTTGAGCAGTTTTTCGGCGGAGCCTCAGAATATATGTGGAAAACCACCACAGAGATGCTGGGACTTGACATTCCTGTGGAGGAGTGTGTCAAGGGTGCTGATGAGATCCGGGAACAGAGGATCCGTGAGGAAGGTTATGAGGCCATTGATGGGTCTTTGGATCTGATCCGGAAAATCCACCAGGAAGGGATTCCTCTGGCAGTGGCCTCTTCTTCTGCAAGAAAGGAAATTGAACAGGTTGTGGACTACTTCGGAATCCGCCAATGCTTTCAGGTGCTGGTCAGCGGAAAGGACTGCAGACATCCTAAACCGGCTCCAGACGTGTTTTTAAAAGCGGCAGTGCTGCTTGGAGCAAAGCCGGAACAATGTCTGGTTATTGAGGACTCAAATAACGGAGTTACGGCTGCAAAACGTGCGGGTATGAATGTGATTGGATTCCGCAATCTGGAAGTTGCCAATCAGGAATTAAAATCGGTGGACCATATCGTCACCTCCATGAAAGATATTACTCTGGAATTGTGTAAAAGCTTTTAA
- a CDS encoding ABC transporter permease — protein MKMKKKSNKIPFLATVSPTILWLVLFLVLPLLYIVGISFMKKGLYGGVINTFDLTAYKTMFQSKYIKILMDSLWLSLKTTALCLLFGYPFAYIISNTKKKWKPFCVLLIMLPFWINSLIRTYGWNSILREEGILNTLLLHLGIIHQPLQMLYTDGAVLLGMVYALIPFTVLPLYSSIEKLDHSLLEAASDLGASKAHVFRKIILPLTMPGIFAASVQTFIPSLGYFFITDMMGGATTMNIGNVIKNQFLTARNWPLGAALAIALIVVTIVIMKLYSRVGSIEDMV, from the coding sequence ATGAAAATGAAAAAGAAGAGCAATAAGATTCCGTTTCTGGCAACGGTATCACCTACGATCCTCTGGCTGGTGCTGTTTTTAGTGCTGCCACTTTTATATATCGTGGGCATCAGCTTTATGAAAAAGGGACTTTACGGAGGTGTTATCAATACCTTTGACCTGACAGCCTATAAGACAATGTTCCAGTCTAAATATATAAAGATCCTCATGGATTCTCTTTGGCTGTCTTTAAAGACTACGGCACTTTGTCTGCTGTTTGGTTATCCGTTTGCCTATATTATTTCCAACACAAAGAAGAAATGGAAACCCTTCTGTGTTTTGCTGATTATGCTTCCGTTTTGGATCAACTCCCTGATCCGTACCTATGGATGGAACAGCATCTTAAGAGAAGAAGGGATTTTAAACACACTTTTGCTGCATCTGGGCATCATACACCAGCCACTACAAATGCTTTATACGGACGGAGCAGTGCTTCTTGGGATGGTATATGCGTTGATCCCGTTTACGGTGCTGCCACTTTATTCTTCCATTGAAAAGCTGGATCACTCTCTTTTGGAAGCGGCCAGTGATCTGGGAGCTTCCAAAGCACATGTATTTCGTAAGATTATACTTCCGCTCACCATGCCTGGAATTTTTGCCGCATCGGTTCAGACGTTCATACCGTCTCTGGGTTATTTCTTCATCACTGATATGATGGGAGGAGCCACAACTATGAACATCGGCAATGTCATAAAAAATCAGTTTTTGACTGCCAGGAACTGGCCTCTTGGGGCAGCGCTTGCCATCGCGCTGATTGTGGTGACCATAGTGATCATGAAGCTGTACTCAAGGGTTGGAAGTATCGAAGATATGGTATAG
- a CDS encoding ABC transporter permease, with protein MKKKKSGLRPLALCYACLFYLFLYLPIAVVVAFSFNQSELNVTFQGFTLEWYGRMFENVQLMQSFFNTLIVVALSTLLSVILGTLCAVGMYRYKFKGRETVSNLLYIPIVIPEIVLGIAVLAFFTMVKVQMSMVTLIISHVTFSMPFVVITVRSRLAGFDPSVEEAARDLGANDWRIFKRVTLPMILPGVLSGAMLALTMSLDDVVVSFFTTGPDSMTLPIRILGMVRKGVSPDVNALSTLMILGTVVLMLAATFFEMRMEKKEEA; from the coding sequence ATGAAAAAGAAAAAGTCTGGATTAAGGCCCTTGGCGCTCTGCTATGCGTGTCTATTCTATCTGTTTTTATATCTGCCGATCGCAGTTGTCGTCGCATTTTCCTTTAACCAGTCTGAGCTTAATGTGACCTTCCAGGGATTTACCCTGGAGTGGTACGGGAGGATGTTTGAAAATGTGCAGCTGATGCAGTCGTTTTTTAACACTTTGATCGTGGTAGCTTTGAGTACTTTGTTGTCTGTGATTCTGGGTACCCTCTGTGCTGTGGGCATGTACCGGTATAAGTTTAAAGGCAGAGAGACAGTCAGCAATCTTCTGTATATCCCCATCGTCATCCCTGAGATTGTGCTGGGAATTGCGGTGCTGGCCTTTTTTACCATGGTAAAAGTGCAGATGAGCATGGTGACCCTGATCATTTCCCATGTGACATTTTCTATGCCCTTTGTAGTCATCACCGTGCGCTCAAGGCTTGCGGGGTTTGACCCTTCAGTGGAGGAGGCAGCCAGAGATCTTGGGGCCAATGACTGGAGGATTTTTAAGAGGGTCACACTGCCTATGATCCTGCCGGGTGTTTTGTCCGGAGCTATGCTTGCGCTGACCATGTCCCTGGATGATGTGGTCGTGAGCTTTTTTACAACCGGCCCGGACAGCATGACGCTGCCAATCAGAATTCTCGGAATGGTAAGAAAAGGAGTATCACCTGATGTAAATGCGCTATCTACATTGATGATTCTCGGAACTGTGGTTCTGATGCTGGCTGCCACATTTTTTGAGATGAGAATGGAAAAGAAGGAAGAAGCTTGA
- a CDS encoding ABC transporter substrate-binding protein, with amino-acid sequence MRKRNVTVLLLLMALTVSLLAGCGGKEEEKTKDGYAKKLYVYNWTEYIPQSVMDGFEKEYGIKVVESTFTSNEEMLAKLTAGGTGQYDMTIASNYVIDAMKEQDLIEPIQKDEIENVKYLDKSALNQPFDKNNEYTIPYMTSFTVLCGNKKKLKELNVDIKSFNDLTNPKLKNNIVLVDDIREIAAMALKVKGYSSSTTNKNEIMSTLPWLKKLAKNVKVYDADAPKSVLISNDVAVGLVYSMDAAMAIEENKDLDVIYTKEAAQKCLDNFVIIKGAKHAKEARLFINYVLRPENYKKVLDEYYGVCINTGTKKLLDDHYLKNPGANVDQKELKRAEYIDDVKDAASVYDDLYTKLKTE; translated from the coding sequence ATGAGAAAAAGAAATGTGACAGTCCTGCTGCTTTTAATGGCACTTACCGTATCTTTGCTGGCCGGGTGCGGCGGGAAGGAAGAAGAGAAAACAAAGGACGGATATGCAAAGAAACTATATGTCTATAATTGGACCGAATACATCCCCCAGAGTGTCATGGATGGATTTGAGAAGGAATACGGGATTAAAGTGGTAGAATCCACCTTTACATCCAACGAAGAGATGCTGGCTAAGCTGACGGCAGGAGGCACCGGTCAGTACGATATGACCATTGCCAGTAATTACGTGATCGATGCCATGAAAGAACAGGATCTGATCGAACCGATTCAGAAAGATGAGATCGAGAATGTAAAATACCTGGACAAGAGCGCCTTAAACCAGCCGTTTGACAAGAACAATGAATATACGATCCCTTATATGACATCGTTTACCGTTCTGTGCGGAAATAAAAAGAAATTAAAAGAGCTTAACGTAGATATCAAGAGTTTTAATGATCTCACCAATCCGAAGCTTAAGAATAATATCGTGCTGGTGGATGATATCAGGGAGATTGCTGCAATGGCTCTGAAGGTTAAGGGTTACAGCTCCAGCACTACAAACAAAAATGAGATCATGAGTACCCTGCCATGGCTTAAGAAACTTGCCAAGAATGTCAAGGTCTATGATGCGGATGCGCCCAAGAGCGTGTTGATCTCCAATGATGTTGCAGTGGGGCTTGTGTATAGCATGGATGCGGCCATGGCCATAGAAGAAAATAAGGATCTGGATGTGATTTATACAAAAGAGGCTGCCCAGAAGTGTCTGGACAATTTTGTTATCATCAAGGGAGCCAAGCATGCAAAAGAGGCCAGATTGTTCATCAATTACGTTTTGAGGCCGGAAAACTATAAAAAAGTATTGGATGAATACTACGGTGTGTGCATCAATACCGGGACAAAGAAGCTGTTGGATGATCATTATCTGAAAAATCCCGGGGCAAATGTCGATCAGAAAGAGTTAAAAAGGGCAGAATATATTGACGATGTAAAGGATGCGGCAAGTGTCTATGATGATCTGTATACGAAATTAAAGACAGAGTGA
- a CDS encoding PTS sugar transporter subunit IIA, which produces MTDRDKEERPVLMKENIVLNCKAATPEEAIINAGSLLLKSGYIKSGYIKGMLSRDQNFSVYLGNMLAIAHGEKKARDQILRTGISVLIYPEGIDWHGNQVKVVMGLAAIGDEHMEILMHCANIFSDRKQVERLVRCRDKEKVYQMFNSL; this is translated from the coding sequence ATGACAGATAGAGACAAGGAAGAAAGACCTGTACTGATGAAGGAAAATATTGTTTTGAACTGCAAGGCGGCCACCCCGGAAGAAGCGATCATCAATGCGGGCAGTCTTTTGCTGAAAAGCGGATACATCAAAAGCGGTTATATAAAAGGGATGCTTTCTAGAGATCAGAACTTTTCTGTTTATCTGGGCAATATGCTTGCCATCGCTCACGGTGAGAAGAAGGCCAGGGATCAGATTTTAAGGACTGGGATCTCCGTTTTGATCTATCCGGAGGGTATTGACTGGCATGGGAATCAGGTCAAGGTTGTTATGGGGCTTGCGGCCATAGGAGATGAGCATATGGAAATCCTAATGCATTGTGCCAACATTTTCAGTGACAGAAAGCAGGTAGAACGGCTGGTGCGGTGCCGGGATAAAGAGAAAGTCTATCAAATGTTTAACAGCTTATAA
- a CDS encoding ABC transporter ATP-binding protein encodes MKNVIVRLRDIEKIYGGKSVIDHLNLDVAQGEFLTLLGPSGCGKTTTLRMIGGFEETDGGQIFLEDEDVAGRAPNHRNVNTVFQSYALFPHMNVFDNVAFGLVEKKVPKAEIKKRVDEMIELVQLQGMEKRMPSQMSGGQKQRVAIARALVNRPKVLLLDEPLGALDLKLRKQMQYELKELQKKLQITFIYVTHDQEEALTMSDRIAVMNGGRIEQLGTPVEIYDHPKTKFVADFIGESNIFEAYIEEKKGHRISLVMESGKVELDAPEFDYDEMVYVCVRPENMKVSMEPVDGFTIRGTVMEHIFVGSIIKTIIELPNSQLIKMTNPPEDEIIPVGTNVYLHWLPGKAVVMHTREDRVYEIIEGAGNENEKEEQ; translated from the coding sequence TTGAAAAATGTCATTGTACGTTTAAGAGATATAGAAAAAATATACGGAGGAAAATCTGTCATTGACCATCTGAATCTGGATGTGGCCCAGGGAGAGTTTTTAACTCTTCTGGGCCCGTCAGGCTGTGGTAAAACAACCACACTCCGGATGATCGGAGGATTTGAGGAGACAGATGGGGGACAGATTTTTTTAGAAGATGAAGATGTGGCGGGCAGGGCTCCTAATCACCGGAATGTCAATACTGTATTTCAGAGTTATGCACTGTTTCCCCACATGAATGTTTTTGACAATGTGGCATTCGGACTTGTGGAAAAAAAGGTTCCCAAAGCCGAGATCAAAAAAAGAGTCGACGAAATGATAGAACTTGTACAGCTTCAGGGAATGGAAAAACGGATGCCGTCTCAGATGTCCGGAGGACAGAAGCAAAGGGTTGCCATTGCAAGGGCTTTAGTGAACCGGCCAAAGGTGCTGCTTTTGGATGAGCCTCTGGGAGCTTTGGATTTAAAACTCAGAAAACAGATGCAGTATGAATTAAAGGAACTGCAGAAGAAGCTGCAGATCACATTTATCTATGTGACCCACGATCAGGAGGAGGCGCTGACTATGAGCGACCGGATCGCGGTCATGAATGGGGGAAGGATCGAACAGCTAGGCACTCCTGTGGAGATCTATGATCATCCCAAGACCAAATTTGTAGCGGACTTTATTGGAGAGTCCAATATATTTGAAGCCTATATTGAAGAGAAAAAGGGACATAGGATCTCTCTTGTGATGGAGTCAGGCAAAGTGGAGCTTGACGCCCCGGAATTTGATTACGATGAGATGGTCTATGTGTGTGTACGGCCTGAGAATATGAAAGTATCCATGGAACCGGTGGACGGGTTTACGATTCGGGGAACGGTAATGGAGCATATCTTTGTTGGATCTATCATAAAAACCATCATAGAGCTGCCAAACAGCCAGCTGATCAAGATGACAAATCCTCCAGAGGATGAGATTATCCCGGTGGGCACCAACGTATATCTTCACTGGCTTCCTGGAAAGGCTGTGGTCATGCACACACGGGAAGACCGGGTCTATGAAATTATAGAGGGGGCCGGGAATGAAAATGAAAAAGAAGAGCAATAA
- a CDS encoding FeoA family protein, with product MKLTDTNSGTQYLVEEIQLELATKRRLESLGMTEGSKIYVMRKKRNGAVIIKIRGTRFALGREIVSGIQVRERTEKRDLT from the coding sequence ATGAAATTAACAGATACAAATTCAGGTACACAATATCTGGTGGAAGAAATCCAACTGGAACTGGCGACAAAACGCCGTCTGGAATCTCTCGGCATGACAGAGGGATCAAAGATTTATGTCATGCGCAAAAAGCGTAACGGAGCTGTGATCATCAAAATCCGGGGGACACGGTTTGCCCTCGGAAGGGAGATCGTCAGTGGGATCCAGGTCAGGGAACGTACAGAAAAGAGGGATTTAACATGA
- a CDS encoding ComEC/Rec2 family competence protein gives MKAGIKKWISYLLTAVLVVSTMIATGSIEKKQVQAAEKFQIHFIDVGAGDGALLQYGEGSSAKYALIDAGPKKYTRTNGTIVDTSKRLYSYLKDHDVRKLEFVLLTHPHQDHIGGLVEVLKDESIEVEKIYGNSLSLIYQSSGNEDPDDIEDTEFSSETYQEVKEEIQKRVDEGKTEYEVPTAGSSVYLGGARITFYGPLNMDFIYGRKVDLNIRQENKYSIVCKISYGKNSFLMTGDAQKETIQQIVSKGYDLSAQVLKVPHHGMQDVLEQDKVGNYTSDHKYLIDKVNASISVVSNGYDNKNKSPKAKTLKDLESSDVYLTSNRGTIVVTSDGMNLSVNTEKGNNVPSYEGDYNPSKKASPTMKSVSVSSNGKNKLVPTTYSAANSYKLYEKKNITVKFSGVPQPFTKVKSVQYKFVRKGQDNRTVPYRTGSSVAVKNGSVGRIYVKYNTWLGSTVIKLPGFTVDTSAPSSAKIKGSKSGIKTYKTSAKNRYNKKYKKSIKLTFSASYGTSGKSKVQYKIVPKGKKNSKYKWKTGNSVTYKTKKKWVRVYVKFTDKSGNTTTRKTNGFYIKK, from the coding sequence ATGAAAGCGGGCATCAAAAAGTGGATCAGTTATCTGCTGACAGCGGTACTTGTTGTATCAACAATGATTGCAACGGGAAGTATTGAGAAAAAGCAGGTCCAGGCGGCTGAGAAATTTCAGATTCATTTTATTGACGTAGGGGCCGGAGATGGCGCATTGCTCCAATATGGGGAAGGAAGCAGTGCTAAGTATGCATTGATCGATGCGGGACCAAAGAAGTATACTAGGACAAACGGAACCATAGTAGATACAAGCAAACGGTTATATAGTTATCTAAAAGATCATGATGTTAGAAAACTAGAATTTGTACTATTGACGCATCCCCATCAGGATCATATTGGTGGCTTGGTAGAAGTTTTAAAGGATGAATCTATTGAAGTAGAGAAGATATACGGAAACAGCCTTTCATTAATCTATCAGTCAAGTGGGAATGAAGACCCAGATGATATTGAAGATACAGAGTTCAGCAGTGAAACTTACCAGGAAGTGAAAGAAGAAATCCAAAAAAGAGTAGATGAAGGAAAGACAGAATATGAGGTGCCAACAGCAGGCTCATCTGTATATTTAGGAGGAGCAAGAATCACATTTTACGGTCCTTTGAACATGGATTTTATTTATGGAAGAAAAGTTGATCTGAATATACGCCAGGAAAATAAGTATTCCATTGTATGCAAAATCTCTTATGGAAAGAATTCTTTTCTTATGACAGGAGACGCTCAGAAAGAAACCATTCAGCAAATCGTTTCAAAAGGATATGATTTGTCTGCACAAGTTCTGAAGGTTCCACATCATGGAATGCAGGACGTTCTGGAGCAGGACAAAGTAGGAAATTATACTTCTGATCATAAATATTTAATTGACAAAGTGAATGCGTCTATTTCTGTTGTCAGCAATGGATATGATAATAAGAATAAATCACCTAAAGCAAAAACTTTAAAAGACCTAGAGAGCAGTGATGTTTATCTGACCAGCAACAGAGGAACGATTGTTGTAACTTCTGATGGAATGAACTTATCCGTCAATACAGAAAAAGGAAACAATGTTCCTAGTTATGAAGGTGATTATAATCCTTCCAAAAAGGCTTCCCCTACTATGAAAAGCGTCAGCGTTTCGTCCAATGGCAAAAATAAGCTGGTGCCTACAACATACAGTGCAGCCAACAGCTATAAGTTATACGAAAAGAAAAATATAACGGTCAAGTTTTCTGGAGTGCCGCAGCCGTTTACAAAAGTGAAAAGTGTACAATACAAGTTTGTGAGGAAGGGACAGGACAACCGAACGGTTCCCTACCGGACGGGCAGCTCTGTGGCAGTAAAGAACGGTTCTGTGGGCAGGATTTATGTGAAGTATAATACATGGCTTGGCTCCACGGTCATCAAGCTTCCAGGATTTACGGTGGATACTTCCGCGCCGTCCAGTGCAAAGATCAAGGGCAGCAAGTCAGGCATCAAGACCTACAAGACTTCAGCCAAGAACCGTTACAATAAAAAATATAAAAAATCTATTAAGCTTACCTTTTCCGCTTCTTATGGTACCAGCGGAAAGTCGAAGGTTCAGTATAAAATTGTGCCCAAGGGAAAGAAGAACTCAAAATATAAATGGAAGACGGGAAACAGTGTGACTTACAAGACAAAGAAAAAGTGGGTTCGTGTCTATGTGAAATTTACTGACAAATCCGGCAATACCACCACAAGAAAAACCAATGGATTTTATATAAAAAAATAA
- a CDS encoding HAD family hydrolase gives MLKAVIFDMDGVIVDSEPGYYTALLRLLDEFDEYVDEEYNARYFGTTMEKLFTDTIEYLNLDTTVDYCNRRFFEIYEEVIQEDGFTPIKGAIELIREIHEAGIPLAVASSSPMDHIIRITEDLGVSDYFHALVTGEDCENSKPDPEIFLTAAEKLGVDPKNCAVVEDSVNGVLAGSRAGMKVLGFSNPEYGKPAHEPAQKVVHSLEEADLGTLQSLFN, from the coding sequence ATGTTAAAAGCGGTTATTTTTGATATGGATGGTGTGATTGTAGATTCAGAACCTGGGTATTATACAGCTCTGCTGAGATTGCTGGATGAATTTGACGAATACGTAGACGAGGAGTACAATGCCCGCTACTTCGGAACAACGATGGAGAAACTTTTTACCGACACCATTGAATATCTGAATCTGGATACAACAGTTGATTATTGTAACCGGCGATTCTTTGAGATTTATGAAGAGGTGATCCAGGAAGACGGATTTACGCCGATTAAAGGAGCCATAGAACTGATCCGTGAGATCCATGAGGCGGGGATCCCGCTGGCGGTGGCATCCTCTTCTCCTATGGATCATATTATCAGGATCACAGAAGATTTAGGTGTGTCTGACTATTTTCATGCATTAGTGACAGGGGAGGACTGTGAAAATTCAAAACCTGATCCGGAGATATTTCTCACAGCGGCTGAGAAGCTGGGTGTGGATCCGAAAAACTGTGCGGTCGTGGAAGATTCCGTCAACGGTGTGCTCGCAGGCAGCAGGGCGGGCATGAAAGTACTCGGCTTCAGTAATCCGGAATATGGAAAACCGGCCCATGAGCCGGCCCAAAAGGTTGTGCATTCCTTGGAGGAAGCAGACTTGGGAACGTTGCAGAGTTTATTTAACTAA